From Salvia splendens isolate huo1 chromosome 3, SspV2, whole genome shotgun sequence, a single genomic window includes:
- the LOC121793449 gene encoding uncharacterized protein LOC121793449, which translates to MVGSSLPSHNLTPKSIKFLCSYGGRILPRHSDGKLRYHGGETRVLSVHSSISFSELLVKMGEMCGSSVSLRCQLPADDLDALISITSDEDLTNLIEEYDRSSSLKIRAFLSAPKSSKKVSPPTSFSSHSKSAFGMYTGGGGLPPRCPISGGRQFKRISSKPPAYPIIVGQKVSGKIPHQFVYQYQIGQGNGCRVGRLIHNGNHWQ; encoded by the exons ATGGTTGGATCTTCACTTCCTTCTCACAATCTCACTCCCAAATCCATCAAGTTTCTATGTAGCTACGGCGGACGGATTCTCCCCCGTCACTCCGACGGGAAACTCCGTTATCACGGCGGCGAAACTCGCGTCCTCTCTGTTCATAGCTCTATTTCTTTTTCCG AGCTGTTGGTGAAGATGGGAGAGATGTGTGGATCATCGGTGAGTTTGAGGTGCCAATTGCCCGCGGATGATCTGGACGCTTTGATATCGATAACCTCCGATGAGGATCTAACCAATCTCATCGAGGAATACGATCGGTCGTCGTCCTTGAAGATCAGAGCCTTCCTCTCCGCCCCCAAATCCAGCAAAAAGGTGTCTCCGCCTACCTCCTTCAGCAGCCACTCGAAATCTGCCTTCGGTATGTACACCGGCGGCGGAGGTTTACCTCCGAGGTGCCCGATCTCCGGCGGTCGGCAGTTCAAACGGATCTCGTCAAAGCCGCCGGCGTATCctattattgtgggacagaaaGTTAGCGGAAAAATTCCTCACCAATTCGTATATCAGTATCAGATTGGGCAGGGGAATGGTTGCCGCGTCGGTCGCCTCATTCACAACGGCAACCACTGGCAATAG